From Nitrospiraceae bacterium:
AGCTGATCAGCCATGTTGTCCCCTCGTTGTTTCTTACACCAGTTGCCTGAGTAACAGAACCTATCGACAGCGGCGTGGCGGCCCTTGAACTCCGATAGGTGTCAGCCAGATATAATCTGCAATTTTGTCCCGAATCACTTCCTCCAACTCCGAGACCCGGTTTCTCTCAAAGGACATCATATAAATACTCAGCTGGCGGACAGGCCAACCAGCTCTACGGGTCACTCGATTCGGCACCGGAAGCTGGTATTGAATGTGACCCCCGCCTGTGTAGCTCACTACTGGGCCCGCCAAAGGATCCTGAGCAGAGCGAATGGTTGCTAGCCGTTCCACTATCGTCTTAGCCATGCCTTCATCACGCACCATCGAGGCCTCATACATCGACTGATAGAGGCTCTCCCCTCCCCCATGACATTGTTGGAGTTGCGTGATTATCCGCTCGCGATACAACGGCTCATCGACAATCGTTTCATCCTGCATCCCCCATTGGGCCATCTCAGGATCGGACCTCGCCGCCACGAGTCCTTTCTTCATGACCATTTTCACTAAACCTTTTGGAGGATTCAGCGCCACAAGCGAGAGCTGCCGATCCTTCGCAAGCTGAACCAGGGGCTCGTAGTCTTCGAATGGCCCTCCCCAATTCTGGAGCCAGTGACTTTGTTCGATGAATACAGATCGGTCGCGTTCCTGCCCTGAGGTATACCGATCGAGAGCCGGTTGACCATCCCAGCCGAACATTTCCATGGCCAGGCCCGGCTTCCGTCCCCGCTCAATGAGCCCCCTCATAACTTGGAGAGCTGCCTCGATGTGGTACCGGTTGTGGTGCTCTTCCCCCAGATAAACGACATCTTGCAGAGCCAACTCCCTCATCACATCATCCATTCGAATCACCTGGCCACTGACAGCGTTGATGACCTGCCATTCATGGAATCGCTCTCGGTTTTGGACGAATTGAGAAGACGCCGGTTCGCCGGCGGTGCAAGCCGCGATGCTCATGAGAGCCACCCCCAGCAGGACAGAACTTCTGTGAAGCCGATCGAAGAG
This genomic window contains:
- a CDS encoding ChaN family lipoprotein; the protein is MSIAACTAGEPASSQFVQNRERFHEWQVINAVSGQVIRMDDVMRELALQDVVYLGEEHHNRYHIEAALQVMRGLIERGRKPGLAMEMFGWDGQPALDRYTSGQERDRSVFIEQSHWLQNWGGPFEDYEPLVQLAKDRQLSLVALNPPKGLVKMVMKKGLVAARSDPEMAQWGMQDETIVDEPLYRERIITQLQQCHGGGESLYQSMYEASMVRDEGMAKTIVERLATIRSAQDPLAGPVVSYTGGGHIQYQLPVPNRVTRRAGWPVRQLSIYMMSFERNRVSELEEVIRDKIADYIWLTPIGVQGPPRRCR